TGCTTCAGGATGGAAAACTGGGGCTTATTACCCCGAACTCCGAAGAAGGAATTTATGAAGGTATGAAACAATTCTTAACTCACGGTGAGCTTTCAGCAAATTATGAAAAAGAAATAGCTCATACAGAACTTCCATTTGTGCTCGAAAAATCAGTAGCACATCTTCAGGAAATCATTGATCATGTATAAAATATTTTGTTATGCCAGAGTATACAGCAATACAGAAAGATTTTTACAGGGAAAGCGGAAAATGGCTTTCTACATTTGAGATTTGGAAAAAGTGCATTAATCCTAATCTTCATTATCTCTATATCCTCAGAAAAGCTCAGAAATACCAGAAAAAATCTATTTCCGGTTTATTCTGGAAATTTGTTTTAAGGCATTATCAGATAAAATATGGATTTCAGATTTATCCTGAAACGCAGATCGGAGAAGGCTTATATCTGGGGCATTGGGGAGCGCTTGTTATCAATCCTAAAGCGAAAATCGGCAAAAACTGTAATATTGCCCAAGGAGTAACGATCGGACAGCAGAATAGAGGTAAAAATGAAGGCTACCCTGTTATTGGTGATGAAGTATGGATTGGCCCAAACGCCGTTATTGTTGGCAACGTAAACATAGGAAACAATGTTTTGATTGCCCCCAATGCCTACGTTAATTTTGACGTTCCTGATGATTCTATGGTCATGGGAAATCCCGGCAAAATCTATCCTACAGAAAATGCTACCAATGGATATATCAACAATAAGATATCTTAATTAACCTCAACATTCTTTTTATTAATACAATAGGCTACCAGCAAATTGGGAAGCCAGCATAACCATGCTACAGCAAGATAAGAATTATCAGGATCCTTTGTGACACTTGTTAACAAAGGATACCAAAGTCTTAATGTTACTGCCGCAAAGGTACAGGCATAACTGTAAATCATCAATTGTTGGTGTTTCATCACATTGCCTTTTCTGATTTGAGCAACTGCAGTTAAAGTAGTTATAAGCCACACCAATCCCAAAAAGATAAATCCAACTGACGATATAATTCCCCCGTTGGCATATATTCCCATGTAGATTGCAGAAACAGAACTTATCAATACAGAAATAACATAAGATTTTCCAATTATTCTATGAAGTTGCGGATGCTTATTTCGAAATTTACTACCAAACTGGCGCCAGCCAATGAAAAGAGAGATTCCACCGAAAATGATATGAGCAAAAAATGCAAACTTCCAAATTTGATTGTGAAGTATTTCCGGAGATTTTAAACCTAAAAAAGTATGTTTATGTTCTACAAAAAAATAAATCAAAGGATACATCCCGATCATTAATGCAAAAAAACACATGATGACAAATAAGAATTTCTTCATAACTGCTGATTAAATTTTTCAGCAAAAATGAATATAAAAAATCACCTAAATGTTCCAAAATGAAAGTTGAAACTAATATTATAACACTCGTTATCTGACACTTACTACTCCAAGTTAAGATTTTGACTTTTTAAGAACTCTCTGGGAGAACAATTCATATATTTTTTAAAATTCCGGTTAAATGAGGTCTTGGAATTGAAACCACTTTCAAAGGCTAATGATAAAATCGTGTATTTTTGATTTTCAGGAAGGCTTGCTATTCTTTTAAACTCCTCAACCCGGTGACGGTTGATATAATCATAAAAATTCTTATTTTCTACAGAGTTAATGGTCTGAGATAATATATTTGGATGAATATCCAGCAATTCCGCAACATGATTTAGGTTAAGCTCTGAATCCTTATACAGTTTTTCATGAGCCATCCGTTCTACCAGTTTTTCATAAACAGTTCTTATAACTTCATCTCCGGGAGAATTTTTCTGGTATTTTACAAATTCATTTTCAGCTTTTGTTTCAGCCTCAATACCAACTGTAACTGGTAAATCTAAAATACCAACCCGACTGATCCCAAAGTAAGCAGCAACCAAAATAAACAAAACAACCATTGAAAAAATAAGGATATCATTTCTCATGATAACAGCAATCCATATCAATGCAATTCCTGTGATCAGATAATATGACCAGTTCAGATTAATTTTTTCAGTATTAGAATACTGATCAGAAATTTTCCGTTTGTATTTTTTAATAGCAAAGAGGCACAGACTTACATACAAAACTCCTGAAACATTCATTAAAACTTTGATTACGTCACTCAATACCTCATACCCCCTCCCTTTATTCTGATAAACGACCATTCTATTTTGAGGAGATAACATGAGAAATTGAAACAATATCATATAGATCATCAGAACAGGAATCCAATTCAACAGCCAGTCCTTTTTACCTGGATTTCCACCCGTTACAGATAAAATATACAAATACAACATTGGCCCATGCATAAAGGGGAAAAGCAGTTCGTATCCGATGAGATAAGGATATTTCAAGTATCCATCTGAACGCAGTAATACAAAAAAAATGAGATGGACCCCGATAATCAAAAACCACATTGCTAAAAGAAAATCTTGTGTTTTCTTTTCCCGTTTTCCCAAAATCAGAAAAGATGAAAAAAAGGCAATAAAAATTCCTGCCCAATACAATATTCCCAAATCAAAATCCACTATTGAAACTTTAGGGTTAAAATCACGATGTTAATTTATTCATTTTTCTACAGTAAGTATCCATTTTTTTAACAAAATAATCCCCAATTCCTTAAGATGACCTTATAATTTAAAAAAATTTTAATCTTTAATTCTTAAATTATAATTTTTACTTCGTAATTTTATCTTAGTTTTTTAAACGTTTGGATTATTGAGAAGACCTTATTCACGCTAAGGCAAAGTATACCGGAATATTAGACATGATTTTAAGCATATTTTAATATTAAACTTTGTTAAAAGTGAATAGTTCTTCAGCAAAAAGTATATTTTTGCATAATTATTGATTCAGTCTATTGAATTCGAAAATAATTTAAACGAAATAAATAATTATAAACCTTTTAAAATTTAAAATTATGTCACAATCGTACGAGGTTATTTTTGAGAACAATAAGAAATGGGTAGAATCTAAAGTTTCGGCAGATCCAAATTTCTTCCATGAGCTGGCAAAAACTCAACACCCGGACTATCTTTATATAGGATGTTCAGACAGTAGAGCAACAGCAGAAGAATTGATGGGTGCAAAACCCGGAGAAGTTTTTGTTCACAGAAACATCGCAAATATTGTGAATACTTTGGATATGAGTTCCACAGCAGTTATTCAATATGCTGTAGAACATCTTAAAGTAAAACATATTATCGTATGTGGACATTACAATTGTGGTGGTGTAAAAGCAGCGATGACTCCTCAGGATTTAGGATTATTGAATCCTTGGTTGAGAAATATCAGAGATGTTTACAGATTGCACCAGACAGAACTTGATTCTATCGAAGATGAAGATAAGCGTTATGACAGACTGGTTGAACTGAATGTTCAGGAGCAATGCATTAACGTAATAAAAATGGCCTGCGTACAGGAAAGATATATTTTAGAAGAATATCCTATTGTACATGGCTGGGTATTTGACCTTAGAACAGGTAAAATTATTGATCTTGAAATTGATTTTGAGAAAATCTTAAAAGACATCCAAAAGATCTACAACCTTACCGGTTCGGATTGGGTAATGAGCAGAAAAACTAAATAGTTTTTCTAAAAAAGAATGTGAAATGAAATTCTGGAGTATTATTGTATTAACGTTTTTTCTGAATTTTACAGCGCTGCCAAGCATTGCTGCGGTGGCAGGCTGGGATATTCTGAGAACAAATATAATAGTAAATGAAGAAGAACCTCATTCTCACCCATCCTCTTTTATTGTTTACGAAAAGACACTTCCAAAACCTTTAGATGTTTTCGACTATCTGAAGTTTTCTGAGCCTGCACCTCAGTCTATGTCTTTTGTACTGATAGATGATTCCTTTCATTTATCTCCTTTACTTAGTATATTTTCTCCGCCTCCGGAAGCTTAATTTTAAAGTAGTAGTTAGATTTTTTTATAGTTATTCATGCCTTTTAAGGTAATGAATAAGCTGTTTATACTTTTAAAATTAATTTTCCAATCTTTTATAATTGATTATTTAATAATAAATCAATCGGTTATAATATTTTCAAAAATATCATGAAAAAAACATCATTATTAGGAGGAATCAAGGAGAATTTCCCTTCCGGACTCGTTGTATTCTTAGTAGCACTTCCATTGTGCTTAGGGATCGCTTTAGCATCTGGAGCACCACCATTATCCGGGGTTATTGCCGGAATTGTAGGTGGCCTTGTTGTAGGATTTCTTAGTAATTCAAATATATCGGTTTCAGGACCTGCCGCAGGTCTTACGGCTATTGTACTTACTGCAATTACTGACCTTGGAGCATTTGAACTCTTCTTATGTGCCGGGATTATTGCAGGTCTGATTCAATTGGTCTTAGGCTTTGTAAGAGCGGGTAGTATTTCCAATTATTTTCCCAATAACGTTATTGAAGGAATGCTTGCAGCTATCGGTATCATTATTATTTTAAAACAAATTCCTCATGCACTGGGGTTTGATAAAGATTATGAAGGAAATCAGTCACTATTCAGCAATGGTCTGAATTTTAATTATTTTACAGAACTATTCGGGGCTATTCACCTTGGAGCCATTATGGTAACGGCTGTATCTGTAGGGATACTTATTGCCTGGGATAAATTTCCTGCTCTTAAAAGAATGAAAATGCTTCCCGGAGCATTGGTTGCCGTAGTGGCCGGAATATTGTTAAATGAACTATTCAAACTATCAGGAAGTACATTGGCTATTGGTACAGAACATTTAGTATCCTTACCTGTTCCGCAATCATTGGATGATTTTAAGAATCTGATTACCCTACCGGATTTCGGAGGCTTTACCAATCCTAAAGTGTGGATCGTAGGAGCAACTATTGCTATTGTAGCTTCTATTGAAACATTACTTTGTATTGAAGCTTCTGACAGATTAGACAAGCAAAGAAGAATTACAGATACCAACCTTGAGCTTAAAGCACAGGGAATAGGAAACCTGATAAGCTCGTTTATTGGAGGGCTTCCTATGACATCTGTAGTAGTAAGAAGTTCTGCGAATGCCAGCGCCGGAGCAACGTCTAAGGCATCAGCAATGATCCACGGTGTCCTTTTGTTGGTTTGTGTATTAACCATTCCATTCATTCTGAACCTGATCCCGCTGGCAACCCTTGCTGCTGTATTGATCCTTGTAGGATATAAACTGGCAAAACCTGCTACTTTTAAACATTTCTGGCATCTTGGAAAATTCCAGTTTGTACCATTTGTAGCAACGGTAGTTGCTGTTGTAGCCACTGACCTGCTAAAAGGTGTCGGAATTGGTCTTGCCATCTCTGTATTCTATATTCTTCAGGGAAATATGAAAAGAGCTTATTATCTGAGCAGAGAAAAGCTGGATGATGCAGATGGAATTAAAATAAAGCTGGCTGAAGAAGTTTCATTCTTAAACAAAGCCGCCATTAAAAAAACACTTAAAAACATAAAATCTAACTCTACGGTAATCATCGATGCAAGAGAAACATCATACATCACAACAGATGTACTGGAAATGATCCAGGATTTTGCCAATATCCGTGCAAAAGAAGAAGATATCAATGTAGAACTTTTAGGCTTTAAAACATCATACAAAGATTATGAAAGAAGCGAAGATTCTCACATCCTGATTACGCACAAAAGAGCAATGTAAGCTCACTTCAATTATTTTATTTTAAATTTAACAATTCAACAAACAACTAAATTATATGAAAGCACATACATACGAAACTCAATCTACCATTACTCCTGAAAAAGCATTAGAGTTTTTAAAGGAAGGAAACCAAAGATTCGTTAATAACCTTAAAGCTAACAGAGACCTTCTTGAGCAGGTAAACGCAACCCGTGAAGGACAATGGCCTTTTGCAGTCGTTTTAAGCTGTATAGACAGCCGTACTTCTGCAGAGTTAATTTTTGATCAGGGATTGGGAGATGTTTTCAGTATCAGAATTGCCGGTAATTTTGTAAACCAGGACATTCTTGGTTCCATGGAATTTGGCTGTAACGTGGCAGGTTCTAAACTGATTGTAGTTTTAGGACACACTAAATGCGGAGCTTTGAAAGGAGGTCTTGATGCAGCACAAATTGAAGGAATGGGAATGGACAACCTGAACCACCTTATCAATCATTTCAATCCAATTATCAATGAAGTGATTGAAGAAAATGAAGAACGTTCGTCAAAAAACAGTTCTCTTTTAGAAAGACTTAATCACCAGAATGTAAAAAGTGCAATCCAAGACATTCGTAAACAAAGCGCAACGCTTAAAAGACTTGAAGAAGAAGGTAAAATCAAAATCGTTGGAGCGAACTACGATGTTGAAACGGGAGCAGTAAACTGGTTATAAAAATAATCAAGAGATCCTATTTAGCTACTTACTAAAAAGTATATAACATAGCTCAGATAAATTGATTGGAAATTAATTTAAAAGTAAAACAGAAGGCCATCGGAAATCCGATGGCCTTTATTTATTATTATAAAACTGAAGCAAAAATGGCGAATTACTTTCCGTTAAATCCCGACATCGTATTGTTGATTCCTGCAAAAACAAAAGAAAGACTAGCTTTTGAAAAAGTATCTATTCTTTCAGCTAGTTTTTCAGTTTCCTCTTCATTCCATGTTCCTAATACATAATCAACCTGACGTCCTGCAGAAAAATCTGCCGAAATTCCAAAACGAAGCCTTGCATAATTCTGAGTCTGTAATACTTCATTAATATTTTTAAGCCCATTGTGACCCGCATCAGAGCCCTTACCTTTCATTCTCAGGGTTCCGAAAGGGAGAGCCAGATCATCTGTTACAATCAGTACATTTTCCAAAGGGATGTTTTCTTTCTGCATCCAGTATCTCACAGCATTACCTGATAAATTCATATAGGTATCCGGTTTAAGAACAAAAACTTTTCTGCCCTTATACTTTCCTTCCGCCATCCAGCCAAAATTAGCCGTATTAAATGGTACTTCAAGTTTTTCAGCTATTTTTTCAGCGACTTTAAAGCCTATATTGTGTCGTGTATTTTCATATTCTGAGCCTTTGTTACCAAGCCCAACGATTAAATATTTCATCAGAAATTTTTTGCAAAATTAAGGGATAAAAAATAAAAAACTCAACCTTAGGAAGATTGAGTTTAAATATTGTTGAAAAACTATTCTATTGTGGTTTATAAATATAGTTTATACCATATCCTTTTGTCATGTAAGTCTGTATATCATATACATAGTTTGTGCTCATTACAATAGGAACTGGAATAGGCACTGTAATGTCTGTTACAGACCATCTCTTAGGGTTATTCGGAGACAAAATCAAACTCTCTTTAATACTGCTTTTAGTTGCTAACAGTCTTGAAATTTTATAGACCTGTGGCAATAAACTGAATGGACTGATCTGCTGATCGTAAGCATAATATTCAAAGCTATATTTCTCAGTAGGTGCACCAAATACATTCGGATTATTTGAAGTCACCGGCCCTGACACCTGAAGTACTTTAGATACATTATCTCCCACATAAGTAAATTCTGATTTTGTATAATCTGTATACTTAATTGGACCACCGATAACCTCTTCTCCTTTTACGGTAGTGATAGTCTCTAATTTTGAACTAGCTGCATTATACGTTAACGTATGAATGTATTTTTCTGAAGCGAATAACGTCTGAGGTCCTGGTTTAGTGGAAGGAGGAACCGGCGGAGGTCTTCTGAAAACAGAACGGGTTTCAGAAATCGACTGCAGTTGGCTGTTGTTTCCGTAATTAAACTGTCTACTATAAGATATACTGTCTTTATCTAGTTTTCCGTTTCCATCAAGATCAAGAAAACCTCTAAAATTGATCTGGCTGATTCTCTCACCACTGTACATAATATCGGTAATCGAAGCACTGTCTGTAATTACTCTGTTTACAAGCAATCCGCTGTACTGATATTCTGCCAGAGTATCTTTAGCTGTAACTTCTCTATATAATGCTCTTGGGCCACTCAGTCCTCCTGTATTATTCAAATCCAAAAGAGGATTCCCGTCTTCATCCAATAAATCTTTGCAGGAATGGATTGAAGAAAAGCCTGCAATTAATAAGATAAAATAGAAAATTTGTTTCATTTCCTGGTAATTGATTATTTTTTCACAAATATAATTTTTTTTTGCATAAAAATTATATGATTATTTATATTCTGATAAGATTAGCAATAATTATTCACCTATAATTGTGGATAGGTAAACATCAGATTTTGAGGCCTGTTATCGCAAATTGATTTGGGTTTTGATGTCTCCCTACTGTATGAAGTGAAGCCAGTACCTCGAAAGGAGTAATACAAGCAAACACATTAAGAAAATAGTTTTTTACCATATATTTTTAATTTGTTCAAATATAATTCAATTTTACACAACACAGGCTATCAAAACCAATAAATTCATAAAGAATAAAGCCAATAAATAAAAAAAATCTAAAAACATAACGCTTTTAGATTCTTATTTATTATATAAATTTGAAAATTAATATGGCTGCAATACAGATGTTGTTAAAACAGATTGTGCCATGTCAGCCTTAAGGGCTCCTGTATCCACCGCTGCTCCTACTCCAAGTGCATTACCATTCAACGTCCTGTTTATACAGGCTACTTTAACTGAATATTTATTTTTTTGGGCAAGATTCTCAAGTGTTGCATTAAGATTGAAGATCTTATAAGCTCCACTATCTCCCTGCAATACATCAGCTCTCACGGCTTTAAGTTTATTATCTACAAAAACACCGCAGGCAAAACCAGCAGATGATGTACCATTGTTTGCCTTTTGGGCAGTGGTTTGAAATGAAAATGTTACTTTATTGATAGCACTTGTTACAGAAAAAGTATCCACTGCCTGAGGGATTACAATCCAGCTGCTTGTCAAATCATCATTTTCATTATAAGGTACTGGATTTCCATTACTATTAAATGTAACTCCTGTTTGATCTGCAACCGTATTAATAGAAAACAGAGACATACTTCCCTGCCCATCAGCTATTTTAATACTTTTCCAGTCATTGGCAGTCATTGTCGAATTATTATGAAAGATGTCTCCATTATTACCCGAAGATCCTTTCAGTGCATCTGTACCATTAGTTCTTAGCTCCTTTCTTATATTGAGATCTCCATTTATATCTAACTTATTAACAGGATTTGGAGTGTTAATACCGACTTGAGCTTCAATAAGCCCAATAATTAATAAAAATTGAACAAAAAATATTTTTTTCATACTTGGTTTTATTTTATAATCGTGTTAAACACTTGTGGAATTTCATATACATCAACTTTCAAAGATGATTGAGCAATAAAGCTATTAAGGTTGGTACTTGTATTTGTT
This Chryseobacterium sp. G0162 DNA region includes the following protein-coding sequences:
- a CDS encoding serine acetyltransferase, whose product is MPEYTAIQKDFYRESGKWLSTFEIWKKCINPNLHYLYILRKAQKYQKKSISGLFWKFVLRHYQIKYGFQIYPETQIGEGLYLGHWGALVINPKAKIGKNCNIAQGVTIGQQNRGKNEGYPVIGDEVWIGPNAVIVGNVNIGNNVLIAPNAYVNFDVPDDSMVMGNPGKIYPTENATNGYINNKIS
- a CDS encoding DUF2306 domain-containing protein yields the protein MKKFLFVIMCFFALMIGMYPLIYFFVEHKHTFLGLKSPEILHNQIWKFAFFAHIIFGGISLFIGWRQFGSKFRNKHPQLHRIIGKSYVISVLISSVSAIYMGIYANGGIISSVGFIFLGLVWLITTLTAVAQIRKGNVMKHQQLMIYSYACTFAAVTLRLWYPLLTSVTKDPDNSYLAVAWLCWLPNLLVAYCINKKNVEVN
- a CDS encoding helix-turn-helix domain-containing protein codes for the protein MDFDLGILYWAGIFIAFFSSFLILGKREKKTQDFLLAMWFLIIGVHLIFFVLLRSDGYLKYPYLIGYELLFPFMHGPMLYLYILSVTGGNPGKKDWLLNWIPVLMIYMILFQFLMLSPQNRMVVYQNKGRGYEVLSDVIKVLMNVSGVLYVSLCLFAIKKYKRKISDQYSNTEKINLNWSYYLITGIALIWIAVIMRNDILIFSMVVLFILVAAYFGISRVGILDLPVTVGIEAETKAENEFVKYQKNSPGDEVIRTVYEKLVERMAHEKLYKDSELNLNHVAELLDIHPNILSQTINSVENKNFYDYINRHRVEEFKRIASLPENQKYTILSLAFESGFNSKTSFNRNFKKYMNCSPREFLKSQNLNLE
- a CDS encoding carbonic anhydrase, yielding MSQSYEVIFENNKKWVESKVSADPNFFHELAKTQHPDYLYIGCSDSRATAEELMGAKPGEVFVHRNIANIVNTLDMSSTAVIQYAVEHLKVKHIIVCGHYNCGGVKAAMTPQDLGLLNPWLRNIRDVYRLHQTELDSIEDEDKRYDRLVELNVQEQCINVIKMACVQERYILEEYPIVHGWVFDLRTGKIIDLEIDFEKILKDIQKIYNLTGSDWVMSRKTK
- a CDS encoding SulP family inorganic anion transporter; protein product: MKKTSLLGGIKENFPSGLVVFLVALPLCLGIALASGAPPLSGVIAGIVGGLVVGFLSNSNISVSGPAAGLTAIVLTAITDLGAFELFLCAGIIAGLIQLVLGFVRAGSISNYFPNNVIEGMLAAIGIIIILKQIPHALGFDKDYEGNQSLFSNGLNFNYFTELFGAIHLGAIMVTAVSVGILIAWDKFPALKRMKMLPGALVAVVAGILLNELFKLSGSTLAIGTEHLVSLPVPQSLDDFKNLITLPDFGGFTNPKVWIVGATIAIVASIETLLCIEASDRLDKQRRITDTNLELKAQGIGNLISSFIGGLPMTSVVVRSSANASAGATSKASAMIHGVLLLVCVLTIPFILNLIPLATLAAVLILVGYKLAKPATFKHFWHLGKFQFVPFVATVVAVVATDLLKGVGIGLAISVFYILQGNMKRAYYLSREKLDDADGIKIKLAEEVSFLNKAAIKKTLKNIKSNSTVIIDARETSYITTDVLEMIQDFANIRAKEEDINVELLGFKTSYKDYERSEDSHILITHKRAM
- a CDS encoding carbonic anhydrase, which gives rise to MKAHTYETQSTITPEKALEFLKEGNQRFVNNLKANRDLLEQVNATREGQWPFAVVLSCIDSRTSAELIFDQGLGDVFSIRIAGNFVNQDILGSMEFGCNVAGSKLIVVLGHTKCGALKGGLDAAQIEGMGMDNLNHLINHFNPIINEVIEENEERSSKNSSLLERLNHQNVKSAIQDIRKQSATLKRLEEEGKIKIVGANYDVETGAVNWL
- the pth gene encoding aminoacyl-tRNA hydrolase is translated as MKYLIVGLGNKGSEYENTRHNIGFKVAEKIAEKLEVPFNTANFGWMAEGKYKGRKVFVLKPDTYMNLSGNAVRYWMQKENIPLENVLIVTDDLALPFGTLRMKGKGSDAGHNGLKNINEVLQTQNYARLRFGISADFSAGRQVDYVLGTWNEEETEKLAERIDTFSKASLSFVFAGINNTMSGFNGK